GGGGACTGGGGACTGGGGACTGGGGGATAAGGGAGCAGGGGGAGAAATAAACAATGCCCCATACCCAATGCCCACTGCAAACGAATATTTATTCTGGGTGCGTGATAATGGAATTGGTTTGGAATCCCAGTATGCTGAACGTATTTTTATAATTTTTCAGCGTTTGCACGGTAGAGACAAGTATCAGGGTACTGGAATTGGTCTGGCAATTTGTAAAAAAATTATAGAACGCCACGGCGGCCGAATCTGGGTTGAATCGAAACCGGGTCAAGGCTCGACTTTCTACTTCACAATTCCAGATATAGCAGGTAAGCAATGGTAAGCACCATAAAAGCGATTATGCCTATTGAGGTTTTGTTAGTAGAGGATAATCCTGGCGATGTCCAACTTACACGCATCGCCCTAGAAGATAGCAAAATCTCGATTCACTTGAATGTGGTCGAAGATGGTGTGGAGGCAATGGCTTTCTTGCGAAAACAAGAAAAATATGCTAAGGTAATCCATCCAGACATTATACTGCTCGATTTAAACTTGCCTAGAAAAGATGGACGGGAAGTATTAGCAGAGATTAAAGGAGATGAAAACCTCAGACGAATTCCTGTA
This Nostoc sp. C052 DNA region includes the following protein-coding sequences:
- a CDS encoding response regulator — protein: MVSTIKAIMPIEVLLVEDNPGDVQLTRIALEDSKISIHLNVVEDGVEAMAFLRKQEKYAKVIHPDIILLDLNLPRKDGREVLAEIKGDENLRRIPVVVLTTSQAEEDILKAYNLSANCYITKPVDFDQFVKIIQSIENFWFAIVKLPPE